One Kitasatospora sp. NBC_01266 genomic window carries:
- a CDS encoding TetR/AcrR family transcriptional regulator: MGTKQVGTCTSALAAGIRAAAPRLRRDATLNRERILDAARRLFALEGADVPLDEIAKQAGVGNATLYRNFPDRTALVRQVALSVMERGVEQAREALAAPGDPFEALRGFVLGAAEGQVGALCSLLSEHLALREDEQLFATRAELWQLVEELMTRARLAGSLRPDVGAADLLGAVARLTRPLPGSADCLENELNEMFVNRHLHLFMDGLRTPVTSVLPGRVACLEDLFPSTR, translated from the coding sequence ATGGGGACCAAGCAGGTGGGGACCTGTACCTCCGCGCTCGCTGCGGGTATCCGCGCGGCCGCACCCCGACTCCGCAGGGACGCCACCCTCAACCGTGAGCGGATCCTGGACGCCGCCAGGCGGCTGTTCGCCCTCGAAGGCGCCGATGTGCCGCTGGACGAGATCGCCAAGCAGGCCGGTGTCGGCAACGCGACGCTCTACCGCAACTTCCCCGACCGCACCGCGCTGGTCCGCCAGGTCGCGCTCTCGGTCATGGAGCGCGGGGTGGAGCAGGCCCGCGAGGCGCTGGCCGCCCCGGGCGACCCGTTCGAGGCACTGCGCGGCTTCGTGCTCGGCGCCGCCGAGGGGCAGGTCGGAGCGCTCTGCTCGCTGCTCTCCGAGCACCTGGCACTGCGCGAGGACGAGCAGCTCTTCGCCACCCGGGCGGAGCTGTGGCAGCTGGTCGAGGAGCTGATGACCCGGGCCAGGCTGGCCGGCTCGCTGCGCCCCGACGTGGGCGCGGCCGACCTGCTGGGCGCGGTGGCCCGGCTGACCCGTCCGCTGCCCGGCAGTGCCGACTGCCTGGAGAACGAGCTGAACGAGATGTTCGTCAACCGCCACCTGCACCTGTTCATGGACGGGCTGCGCACGCCGGTGACCTCCGTCCTGCCCGGACGGGTGGCCTGCCTGGAGGACCTCTTCCCATCGACCCGCTGA
- a CDS encoding MFS transporter, giving the protein MSQPVPQADPNRWKALGFIGLAQLMVVLDATIVNIALPSAQRSLHFSDANRTWVITAYALAFGGLLLFGGRIADLWGRRNTFITGLIGFATASAIGGAAQSTGMLIGARALQGLFGALLAPAALSLLTVMFSEAKERAKAFGIYGAIAGGGGALGLILGGALTQYLDWRWTFFINVPFAVIAVSGAILVIREPQGTRNRNRLDIPGVLLVSSGLVSLVYGFTKASEDGWGSHTTIGLFVAAAVLLAAFVVVENVVKAPLLPMRVVLDRNRGGAYLSLGLAVIGMFGLFLFLTYYMQNILGYSPVMTGVAFLPMVAGMITGSTQIGARLMNRLPARFLMGPGFLVASMGMLILTQIKVDSSYWLMLPGLVLMGLGMGTAFMPAMSLATFRVNPQDAGVASAMVNTSQQVGGAIGTAALSTVASSATTAFMKSHFSPTLPKPMQQLVQAQGAVHGFSTAIWWSFGILLAAAVVASALLNGGGKSNLVAASGDGEIADIPVMAH; this is encoded by the coding sequence ATGTCACAACCCGTCCCGCAGGCCGATCCCAATCGCTGGAAGGCACTGGGCTTCATCGGTCTGGCCCAGCTCATGGTGGTGCTGGACGCCACCATCGTGAACATCGCGCTGCCCTCGGCGCAGCGCTCGCTGCACTTCTCCGACGCCAACCGCACCTGGGTGATCACCGCCTACGCGCTGGCCTTCGGCGGGCTGCTGCTCTTCGGTGGCCGGATCGCCGACCTCTGGGGGCGCCGCAACACCTTCATCACCGGTCTGATCGGCTTCGCCACCGCCTCGGCGATCGGTGGCGCGGCGCAGAGCACCGGGATGCTGATCGGCGCCCGCGCGCTGCAGGGCCTGTTCGGCGCGCTGCTGGCGCCGGCCGCGCTCTCGCTGCTGACCGTGATGTTCAGCGAGGCGAAGGAGCGGGCCAAGGCCTTCGGCATCTACGGTGCGATCGCCGGTGGCGGTGGCGCGCTCGGCCTGATCCTGGGCGGCGCGCTCACCCAGTACCTGGACTGGCGCTGGACCTTCTTCATCAACGTCCCGTTCGCCGTGATCGCGGTGTCCGGTGCGATCCTGGTGATCCGCGAGCCGCAGGGCACCCGTAACCGCAACCGCCTCGACATCCCCGGCGTGCTGCTGGTCTCCAGCGGCCTGGTCTCGCTGGTCTACGGCTTCACCAAGGCCTCCGAGGACGGCTGGGGCTCGCACACCACGATCGGCCTGTTCGTCGCCGCCGCCGTGCTGCTCGCCGCCTTCGTGGTGGTCGAGAACGTGGTCAAGGCCCCGCTGCTGCCGATGCGCGTGGTGCTCGACCGCAACCGCGGTGGTGCCTACCTCTCGCTGGGCCTGGCCGTGATCGGCATGTTCGGCCTCTTCCTCTTCCTGACCTACTACATGCAGAACATCCTGGGCTACTCGCCGGTCATGACCGGTGTCGCCTTCCTGCCGATGGTGGCCGGCATGATCACCGGCTCGACCCAGATCGGCGCCCGGCTGATGAACCGGCTGCCGGCCCGCTTCCTGATGGGCCCCGGCTTCCTGGTCGCCTCGATGGGCATGCTGATCCTCACCCAGATCAAGGTCGACTCCTCGTACTGGCTGATGCTGCCCGGCCTGGTCCTGATGGGCCTCGGCATGGGTACCGCGTTCATGCCGGCGATGAGCCTGGCGACCTTCCGGGTCAACCCGCAGGACGCCGGTGTCGCCTCCGCGATGGTGAACACCTCGCAGCAGGTCGGCGGCGCGATCGGCACCGCGGCGCTGAGCACGGTGGCGAGCAGCGCGACCACCGCGTTCATGAAGTCGCACTTCAGCCCGACGCTGCCCAAGCCGATGCAGCAGCTGGTGCAGGCCCAGGGTGCGGTGCACGGCTTCTCGACCGCGATCTGGTGGTCCTTCGGGATCCTGCTGGCGGCCGCGGTCGTCGCCTCGGCGCTGCTCAACGGTGGCGGCAAGAGCAACCTGGTCGCCGCTTCGGGCGACGGTGAGATCGCCGACATCCCGGTGATGGCGCACTGA
- a CDS encoding S66 family peptidase yields the protein MTEPVYPPKPRPGDRVAVISPSFAAPALFPHPYELGMRRLREDFGLDLVEYPTTSKRGATPQERAADINAAFADPGIKAVLATIGGEDQITVLPYLDRELIRANPKPFFGYSDNTNLLLFLHNLGVVSYHGGSVMVHAGRGGAMNPATADSLRAALFTCGPYELRPSALVGDQEHHWDRPELLETEPVMEAGEGWSWHNADRVVDGLGWGGNLEILAWLAMADREIRPVEEYAGKVLYLETSEEMPSGAEVYRILRNLGERGLLRQFPALLMARAKAWSFSKPHEPAAKAAYRQGQREAVLRALKEYAPETMAVFDVDFGHTDPQLIVPCGGRIRVDGPERRITVWY from the coding sequence ATGACAGAGCCCGTGTACCCGCCCAAGCCCCGTCCCGGTGACCGCGTCGCGGTCATCTCGCCCTCGTTCGCCGCGCCCGCGCTCTTCCCGCACCCGTACGAACTCGGCATGCGGCGGCTGCGCGAGGACTTCGGGCTCGACCTGGTCGAGTACCCGACCACCAGCAAGCGCGGTGCCACCCCGCAGGAGCGCGCGGCCGACATCAACGCGGCCTTCGCCGACCCGGGCATCAAGGCGGTGCTGGCGACCATCGGCGGCGAGGACCAGATCACCGTGCTGCCGTACCTGGACCGGGAGTTGATCCGAGCCAACCCGAAGCCCTTCTTCGGCTACAGCGACAACACCAACCTGCTGCTCTTCCTGCACAACCTGGGCGTGGTCTCCTACCACGGCGGCTCGGTGATGGTGCACGCCGGCCGAGGCGGTGCGATGAACCCGGCCACCGCCGACTCGCTGCGCGCCGCGCTCTTCACCTGCGGCCCGTACGAGCTGCGGCCCAGCGCCCTGGTGGGCGATCAGGAGCACCACTGGGACCGGCCCGAACTCCTGGAGACCGAGCCGGTGATGGAAGCCGGCGAGGGCTGGAGCTGGCACAACGCCGACCGGGTGGTCGACGGGCTCGGCTGGGGCGGCAACCTGGAGATCCTCGCCTGGCTGGCGATGGCCGACCGGGAGATCCGGCCGGTCGAGGAGTACGCCGGGAAGGTGCTCTACCTGGAGACCTCCGAGGAGATGCCCAGCGGTGCGGAGGTCTACCGGATCCTGCGCAACCTCGGCGAGCGCGGCCTGCTGCGCCAGTTCCCCGCGCTGCTGATGGCCCGGGCCAAGGCCTGGAGCTTCAGCAAGCCCCACGAGCCGGCCGCGAAGGCCGCCTACCGCCAGGGCCAGCGCGAGGCGGTGCTACGGGCGCTGAAGGAGTACGCGCCGGAGACGATGGCGGTCTTCGACGTCGACTTCGGGCACACCGACCCGCAGCTGATCGTGCCCTGCGGCGGGCGGATCCGGGTGGACGGTCCCGAGCGGCGGATCACCGTCTGGTACTGA
- a CDS encoding O-methyltransferase — MSLHGTAAHLAATDLPPLVRRALAAADAHGFGNSCRPEQGQLIRALAQGVPTLIGESGTGCGVGLAWLASGATPGVRLISVERDPARAAVAAEVFADQPQIEVVCGDWTELYGRGPFDLLVLDGGGQGKGDGATADPTRLLAPGGTVVVDDFTPSFGWPPLHDGSPDTARLHWLEHPALRATELRLAPDLSSVVGSLRG, encoded by the coding sequence ATGTCACTGCACGGCACCGCCGCCCACCTCGCCGCCACCGACCTGCCGCCGCTGGTCCGCCGCGCCTTGGCGGCGGCCGACGCGCACGGCTTCGGCAACTCCTGCCGCCCCGAACAGGGGCAGCTGATCCGCGCGCTGGCCCAGGGCGTGCCCACCCTGATCGGCGAGAGCGGCACCGGCTGCGGAGTGGGCCTGGCCTGGCTGGCCTCCGGCGCGACGCCCGGGGTCCGGCTGATCAGCGTCGAGCGGGACCCGGCCCGCGCGGCCGTGGCGGCCGAGGTCTTCGCCGACCAGCCGCAGATCGAGGTGGTCTGCGGCGACTGGACCGAGCTGTACGGGCGCGGGCCGTTCGACCTGCTGGTGCTGGACGGCGGCGGCCAGGGCAAGGGGGACGGGGCCACCGCCGACCCGACCCGGCTGCTGGCCCCGGGCGGCACCGTGGTGGTCGACGACTTCACCCCGAGCTTCGGCTGGCCGCCGCTGCACGACGGCAGCCCGGACACCGCCCGGCTGCACTGGCTGGAGCACCCCGCCCTGCGCGCCACCGAACTGCGGCTCGCCCCGGACCTGAGCAGCGTGGTCGGGAGCCTGCGGGGCTGA
- a CDS encoding RBBP9/YdeN family alpha/beta hydrolase yields MTTDPPVTLVLPGWQNSGPEHWQSRWERLDPRLVRVEQADWDHPQRSDWVATLDRAVRAQPAPVLLVAHSLGCVTVAHWAAQADQQARAAVLGALLVAPADIDNVRIPALATFSPIPLLPLPFPSTLVASADDPYCTPERARLLARGWGSRLVEPGARGHLNSESGLGDWPEGRALLTELQPVNR; encoded by the coding sequence ATGACCACCGATCCACCCGTCACCCTCGTCCTGCCCGGCTGGCAGAACTCCGGCCCCGAGCACTGGCAGAGCCGCTGGGAGCGACTGGACCCACGGCTGGTGCGGGTCGAACAGGCCGACTGGGACCACCCGCAGCGCTCCGACTGGGTCGCCACGCTGGACCGGGCGGTGCGGGCGCAGCCGGCTCCGGTGCTGCTGGTGGCGCACAGCCTGGGGTGCGTGACGGTCGCGCACTGGGCGGCGCAGGCGGACCAGCAGGCGCGGGCCGCCGTGCTGGGGGCGCTGCTGGTGGCGCCGGCCGACATCGACAACGTGCGGATCCCGGCCCTGGCCACCTTCAGCCCGATCCCGCTGCTGCCGCTGCCCTTCCCGAGCACCCTGGTGGCGAGCGCGGACGACCCGTACTGCACACCGGAGCGCGCCCGGCTCCTCGCCCGCGGCTGGGGCTCCCGGCTGGTCGAGCCCGGAGCGCGCGGCCACCTCAACTCCGAGTCCGGGCTGGGCGACTGGCCCGAGGGCCGAGCCCTGCTGACCGAGCTCCAGCCCGTCAACCGCTGA
- a CDS encoding phosphocholine-specific phospholipase C: protein MSPLSRRTLLGSAAASGAALGLGVLPGSLQQALAAPAVSGTLDDVEHVVVLMQENRSFDHYFGTLNGVRGYGDTSRVRFPGGSDVLQQKMFGSWGTTLLPWHLDTSTSDAQRIFDLDHSWGGTHNAWANGQWNDWIPAKTWYTMGYYRRQDIPFQYALADNFTVCDQYFCSAMTSTDPNRLYLWSGMIDPNGIGGGPATDNSKSGFTWTTYPERLQAAGISWKVYQQQDNFDDNALAWFKSFQSAPTSSPLYVNGMARAGADDFANDVAAGRLPAVSWVVAPTAQSEHPNYPPAQGADFTASVVLEALAANPEVWAKTIVFLNYDENDGFFDHVVPPVAPDGTPDEFIGGVPIGLGPRVPMIVISPWSRGGKVNSEVFDHTSVLRFLENWTGVKETNISAWRRTVCGDLMSAFDFTTSDRTFPVLPDTKQLLADLAQQDKLLLPPIFPPIVQQQPQVESGDRPALPTGYRFGSSSRTDTTTGQLWITLDNLGTLGAGISMYAVNFRQFGAWRYTLPVGGTVSDFFSALGVSGGPYDIDAHGPDGFLRGYKGDVRTWTNAAKGHPEVSSTEAPDGVRITLSNQGSQPVVFTIGVNSAFGASGSAPVMVTVAPGTSVDEVLAPTTAGRYDYTVTADTGDGFERRFAGRLQP, encoded by the coding sequence GTGTCCCCGCTCTCCCGCCGTACCCTGCTCGGCTCGGCCGCCGCTTCCGGTGCGGCGCTCGGCCTCGGCGTGCTGCCCGGCTCGCTCCAGCAGGCACTGGCCGCCCCGGCGGTGTCGGGCACGCTGGACGACGTCGAGCACGTCGTCGTCCTGATGCAGGAGAACCGCTCCTTCGACCACTACTTCGGCACCCTGAACGGCGTGCGCGGCTACGGCGACACCTCCCGGGTCCGGTTCCCGGGCGGCTCGGACGTGCTGCAGCAGAAGATGTTCGGCAGTTGGGGCACCACGCTGCTGCCCTGGCACCTGGACACCTCGACCAGCGACGCCCAGCGGATCTTCGACCTGGACCACTCCTGGGGCGGCACCCACAACGCCTGGGCCAACGGCCAGTGGAACGACTGGATCCCGGCCAAGACCTGGTACACCATGGGCTACTACCGCCGCCAGGACATCCCGTTCCAGTACGCGCTCGCCGACAACTTCACCGTCTGCGACCAGTACTTCTGCTCGGCCATGACCTCCACCGACCCGAACCGGCTCTACCTCTGGTCGGGCATGATCGACCCGAACGGCATCGGCGGCGGCCCGGCCACCGACAACAGCAAGTCCGGCTTCACCTGGACGACTTACCCCGAGCGACTGCAGGCCGCGGGCATCTCCTGGAAGGTCTACCAGCAGCAGGACAACTTCGACGACAACGCGTTGGCCTGGTTCAAGTCCTTCCAGAGCGCTCCGACCAGCTCCCCGCTCTACGTCAACGGCATGGCCCGGGCCGGCGCGGACGACTTCGCCAACGACGTGGCGGCGGGCCGGCTCCCGGCGGTCAGCTGGGTGGTCGCCCCGACCGCGCAGTCCGAGCACCCCAACTACCCGCCGGCCCAAGGCGCCGACTTCACCGCCTCGGTGGTGCTCGAGGCGCTCGCCGCCAACCCGGAGGTCTGGGCGAAGACCATCGTCTTCCTCAACTACGACGAGAACGACGGCTTCTTCGACCACGTGGTGCCGCCGGTGGCGCCCGACGGCACGCCGGACGAGTTCATCGGCGGGGTGCCGATCGGCCTGGGCCCGCGCGTGCCGATGATCGTGATCTCCCCGTGGAGCCGGGGCGGCAAGGTCAACTCCGAGGTTTTCGACCACACTTCGGTACTGCGCTTCCTGGAGAACTGGACCGGCGTGAAGGAGACCAACATCTCCGCCTGGCGCCGCACCGTCTGCGGCGACCTGATGTCCGCCTTCGACTTCACCACCAGCGACCGGACCTTCCCCGTGCTGCCGGACACCAAGCAGCTGCTCGCCGACCTGGCCCAGCAGGACAAGCTGCTGCTGCCGCCGATCTTCCCGCCGATCGTCCAGCAGCAGCCCCAGGTCGAGTCGGGCGACCGCCCCGCACTGCCGACCGGCTACCGCTTCGGCTCCTCCTCGCGCACCGACACCACCACCGGGCAGCTCTGGATCACCCTGGACAACCTGGGCACGCTGGGCGCGGGCATCTCGATGTACGCGGTGAACTTCCGTCAGTTCGGCGCCTGGCGCTACACCCTGCCGGTGGGCGGCACGGTCAGCGACTTCTTCAGCGCGCTGGGCGTCAGCGGCGGCCCGTACGACATCGACGCGCACGGCCCCGACGGCTTCCTGCGCGGCTACAAGGGCGACGTCCGAACCTGGACCAATGCCGCCAAGGGCCACCCCGAGGTCTCCTCCACCGAGGCGCCGGACGGCGTGCGGATCACCCTGAGCAACCAGGGCAGCCAGCCGGTGGTCTTCACGATCGGCGTCAACTCGGCCTTCGGTGCCAGTGGTTCAGCACCGGTCATGGTAACGGTGGCACCGGGTACGAGCGTTGACGAGGTGCTGGCACCGACCACCGCCGGCCGCTACGACTACACGGTGACCGCCGACACCGGCGACGGCTTCGAGCGCCGCTTCGCGGGGCGGCTGCAGCCGTAA